The Candidatus Palauibacter soopunensis genome includes a region encoding these proteins:
- a CDS encoding ABC transporter six-transmembrane domain-containing protein: protein MHMLLKRFAGRLTLTLSMVVLESAGWLLFPLVIGRAIDGVLSGSPRGLYELAGLGIGTIFIAIGRRVVDSRAYAGIYVRLGEEMVASAAERSTSTRTARLGMLREIVEFFEPSLPQLITSTIGLTGTIVILSKLNVHVFLGCVAVAVATGILYALTGKLTTRYNEGLNDEHERQVDAVDSGDPVRLGEHLRAMTRWNIRLSDLEAGTFGINWVFMMGLLVFAVGISAERTVEYGAVFAIVMYVFQFVESLMALPFYYQQWLRLREISGRLARVGAEAGAPA from the coding sequence ATGCACATGCTCCTGAAGCGGTTCGCCGGACGCCTCACCCTCACGCTCTCGATGGTGGTGCTGGAGTCCGCGGGCTGGCTGCTCTTCCCGCTCGTCATCGGCCGGGCCATCGACGGCGTCCTCTCGGGCTCGCCCCGGGGCCTGTACGAACTCGCGGGACTCGGGATCGGGACGATCTTCATCGCGATCGGCCGTCGGGTCGTCGACAGCCGCGCGTACGCCGGCATCTATGTCCGGCTGGGCGAGGAAATGGTCGCTTCCGCCGCGGAGCGCAGCACCTCGACCCGGACGGCGCGGCTCGGAATGCTCCGGGAGATCGTCGAGTTCTTCGAACCCTCCCTCCCCCAACTCATCACGAGCACCATCGGGCTCACCGGCACCATCGTGATCCTCTCGAAGCTGAACGTTCACGTGTTTCTGGGATGTGTCGCCGTCGCCGTCGCCACGGGCATCCTGTACGCGCTCACGGGAAAGCTGACGACGCGCTACAACGAGGGGCTCAACGATGAGCACGAGCGACAGGTCGATGCCGTCGACAGCGGCGATCCCGTCCGCCTCGGCGAGCACCTGCGCGCCATGACGCGGTGGAATATCCGGCTCTCCGACCTCGAGGCCGGCACCTTCGGCATCAATTGGGTGTTCATGATGGGCCTGCTGGTGTTCGCGGTCGGCATCTCGGCGGAGCGCACCGTCGAGTACGGCGCCGTGTTCGCCATCGTCATGTACGTCTTCCAGTTCGTGGAATCGCTGATGGCCCTCCCCTTCTACTACCAGCAGTGGTTGCGGCTGCGGGAGATATCGGGCCGGCTCGCACGCGTCGGCGCCGAGGCCGGCGCCCCCGCGTAG
- a CDS encoding DegT/DnrJ/EryC1/StrS family aminotransferase produces the protein MTGRLAIDGGTPVRTAPWPAWPRSGAAERRALTEVLESGRWGLGGGAVPELEARFAALHGARYAVACCNGTMALQTALVAAGVQPGDEVITSPYSFVATAHAVRSLGAVPAFVDVEPGTHNLDPERIEDAITERTTAILPVHIGGRPADMDRVNDIAARRGLRVVEDAAQAWLASWRGRPVGTLGDAGAFSFQSSKNLTAGEGGLVLTDDEPLYRRAWSWHDCGRDPGGSPHEHGAVGLNLRMTEFQAVLLLSGLERLPAEQAIRQQAMDALATRLAEIEGLRTPDPDARITAHGCHIFMVRLDESRMAPDPLDKHRVIEALRAEGIPAHPGYGTPLQRGLPVCEALCRSTIWIKHQVLLAGADQMQDVVNAFAKILTPH, from the coding sequence GTGACCGGCCGGCTGGCGATCGACGGCGGCACCCCGGTCCGCACGGCGCCCTGGCCCGCGTGGCCACGCTCCGGGGCAGCGGAGCGGCGCGCCTTGACCGAGGTGCTCGAGTCCGGCCGATGGGGACTGGGTGGCGGGGCCGTCCCGGAGCTCGAGGCCCGCTTCGCCGCGCTGCACGGCGCCCGCTACGCCGTCGCCTGCTGCAACGGCACGATGGCGCTTCAGACCGCCCTCGTCGCTGCCGGCGTGCAGCCCGGCGACGAAGTCATCACGAGCCCGTACAGCTTCGTGGCGACGGCCCACGCCGTCCGGTCGCTGGGCGCCGTTCCCGCATTCGTCGACGTCGAGCCGGGGACGCACAACCTGGACCCGGAGCGGATCGAGGATGCAATCACGGAGCGCACCACGGCGATCCTGCCCGTCCATATCGGCGGACGCCCGGCGGACATGGATCGCGTGAACGACATCGCCGCCCGACGGGGCCTCCGGGTCGTCGAGGATGCCGCGCAGGCGTGGCTCGCGAGCTGGCGGGGCCGTCCCGTGGGCACGCTGGGCGATGCGGGCGCGTTCAGCTTTCAATCGAGCAAGAACCTCACCGCGGGCGAGGGCGGGCTGGTCCTCACGGACGACGAACCGCTCTATCGGCGGGCGTGGTCGTGGCACGACTGTGGACGCGACCCCGGCGGTTCGCCGCACGAGCACGGGGCGGTCGGTCTCAACCTCCGCATGACCGAGTTCCAGGCGGTCCTCCTTCTCTCCGGCCTGGAACGCCTGCCTGCCGAGCAGGCGATTCGCCAGCAGGCCATGGACGCGCTCGCGACGCGCCTCGCGGAGATCGAGGGCCTTCGGACACCGGATCCGGACGCGCGCATCACCGCGCACGGCTGCCACATCTTCATGGTCCGGCTCGACGAATCCCGGATGGCACCGGACCCGCTCGACAAGCACCGCGTGATCGAGGCGCTCCGGGCCGAGGGGATCCCGGCGCACCCCGGCTACGGCACGCCACTCCAGCGGGGGCTGCCCGTGTGCGAGGCACTCTGCCGCTCGACGATCTGGATCAAGCACCAGGTGCTGCTCGCGGGGGCCGACCAGATGCAGGACGTCGTGAACGCGTTCGCGAAAATCCTGACACCGCACTGA
- a CDS encoding alcohol dehydrogenase — protein MKSYQFREYGEPLGLAERPTPEPAGSEVLVRIHACGVCHSDLHLWQGYFEMGGGRKLDVRAVRELPFTLGHEIVGEVAGAGPDAEGVDIGDARVVFPWIGCGACDFCDSAREHLCNRPRALGTHVDGGFADHVIVPHPRYMFDFGDVPPELACTYACSGLTAYSALRKAERWLEDKLVIIGAGGVGFAGIQLAKALFDADLIVVEVDDAKLEAARRAGAAHVVDGREDDASRQLKKLTNGGCAAVVDFAGSSASTALGFRTVAKSGTLVVVGLLGGSLSVPVPLLVLKDLAVQGSDLGSLAEMEELMELVRSGRVDPIPYATRPMDEAEASLRDLEEGGVVGRIVLTA, from the coding sequence ATGAAGAGCTACCAGTTCCGCGAGTACGGTGAGCCGCTCGGACTGGCCGAGCGGCCGACGCCCGAACCGGCGGGCAGCGAGGTGCTCGTCCGCATCCACGCGTGCGGCGTCTGCCACAGCGACCTGCACCTGTGGCAGGGCTACTTCGAGATGGGCGGCGGTCGGAAGCTGGATGTACGGGCGGTGCGCGAACTGCCCTTCACGCTCGGCCACGAGATCGTCGGCGAGGTCGCCGGGGCCGGGCCGGACGCGGAGGGCGTCGACATCGGCGATGCGCGCGTCGTCTTCCCCTGGATCGGGTGTGGCGCCTGCGATTTCTGCGACAGCGCCCGCGAGCACCTCTGCAACCGCCCACGCGCCCTCGGCACGCACGTCGACGGCGGCTTCGCGGACCACGTCATCGTCCCGCATCCGCGCTACATGTTCGACTTCGGGGACGTCCCACCCGAGCTGGCCTGCACCTACGCCTGCTCGGGCCTCACCGCCTACAGCGCGCTCCGCAAGGCGGAACGATGGCTCGAGGACAAGCTCGTCATCATCGGGGCCGGCGGCGTCGGCTTCGCCGGCATCCAGCTCGCGAAGGCGCTCTTCGACGCCGATCTCATCGTCGTCGAAGTCGACGACGCGAAGCTCGAAGCGGCGCGGCGGGCCGGGGCGGCGCACGTCGTGGACGGCCGCGAGGACGATGCGTCCCGACAGTTGAAAAAACTCACCAATGGCGGCTGCGCCGCGGTCGTCGACTTCGCCGGCTCCTCGGCGTCCACGGCGCTCGGCTTCCGGACGGTCGCCAAGAGCGGCACCCTCGTGGTCGTGGGTCTGCTCGGGGGCTCACTCTCCGTCCCCGTCCCCCTGCTCGTCCTCAAGGATCTCGCGGTCCAGGGCTCCGACCTCGGGAGCCTCGCCGAGATGGAGGAGTTGATGGAACTCGTTCGCTCGGGGCGGGTCGATCCGATCCCCTACGCGACGCGGCCCATGGATGAGGCCGAAGCGAGCCTGCGCGACCTCGAGGAGGGAGGCGTCGTCGGGAGGATCGTCCTCACGGCCTGA
- a CDS encoding cupin domain-containing protein yields MSVRHVSEFGLTPVAAGSGTETQVLIGPDQGPNFALRRFVMQPGGGMPLHTNAVEHEQYVLRGQARVSIGDETHEVKAGDVVYIPAGTPHSYDAVGDEPFEFLCAVPNQPDRIELVDC; encoded by the coding sequence GTGAGCGTTCGACATGTCTCGGAGTTCGGGCTGACGCCGGTCGCCGCCGGGTCGGGCACCGAAACGCAGGTCCTCATCGGGCCGGACCAGGGGCCGAACTTCGCGCTCCGGCGCTTCGTCATGCAGCCCGGCGGCGGGATGCCCCTGCACACGAACGCGGTCGAGCACGAGCAATACGTGCTCCGGGGCCAGGCCCGGGTGTCGATCGGGGACGAAACGCACGAAGTGAAGGCCGGGGATGTCGTCTACATTCCGGCGGGGACGCCGCACTCCTACGATGCCGTGGGGGATGAGCCGTTCGAGTTCCTGTGCGCGGTCCCGAACCAGCCCGACAGAATCGAACTCGTCGACTGCTGA
- a CDS encoding solute carrier family 23 protein: MASEPRDFNNAIQYEPDETPPYRIAIGLALQYVVLTIAAIVITVAIVVRAAGGSEDYLSWGSFAVLIVSGVTTAVQAARIGRIGAGYVLLMGTSGAFIAASVTALVQGGPALLASLVIASSLFQFVLSRHLAFLRRIITPVVAGTVIMLIAVTIMPLLFDLLRQVPEGSPPLAAPVTAGATVLATLLIVLRGSGVMRLWGPVIGIFVGCVAAVSFGIYDFERVAAAGWVGLPAGGWPGFGFSLGPAFWALLPTFVFVTLIGAIETVGDAVAIQRVSWRRSRATDFGAVQGAVAADGLGNLLSGLLSTVPNTTYSSSISLAEITGVAARRVGVFIGLTFCALAFLPKIAAIVLAIPDPVIAAYGFVLIAILFVIGARVVIQDGIDYRKAAIVGVSFWAGVAFQEGALFNEYLSPGLAPLLENGMTAGGLVAILLTALLELTGSRPLRVETTLNVEALPAIRNFLDKFSIRRKWQMEMSDRLLQAAEETLLLLLEAAKEGEDAGDRRLRVMARKWGTGAELEFISAGGAGNIEDQIAVLASHGTAEVQEHEISLRILQHLATSVRHQKYHDADIVTVHIEGPARGGG, encoded by the coding sequence ATGGCGTCAGAACCCCGCGACTTCAACAACGCGATCCAGTACGAGCCCGACGAGACGCCGCCGTACCGGATCGCCATCGGTCTCGCGCTCCAGTACGTCGTGCTCACCATCGCAGCGATCGTCATCACGGTGGCGATCGTGGTGCGGGCGGCCGGCGGCTCCGAGGACTACCTGTCGTGGGGGAGCTTCGCGGTCCTGATCGTGAGCGGCGTGACCACGGCCGTGCAGGCCGCGCGCATCGGGCGCATCGGGGCGGGGTACGTCCTCCTCATGGGGACATCGGGTGCGTTCATCGCGGCCTCCGTGACGGCGCTCGTCCAAGGCGGTCCCGCCCTCCTCGCGTCGCTGGTCATCGCCTCCTCCCTGTTCCAGTTCGTACTCTCGCGACACCTCGCGTTCCTCAGGCGGATCATCACGCCGGTGGTGGCGGGGACCGTGATCATGCTGATCGCCGTCACGATCATGCCCCTGCTGTTCGATCTTCTGCGCCAGGTGCCGGAGGGCTCACCTCCGCTGGCGGCGCCGGTGACGGCGGGCGCGACCGTGCTCGCGACGCTGCTCATCGTGCTCCGGGGCAGCGGCGTCATGCGGCTGTGGGGTCCGGTGATCGGCATCTTCGTCGGGTGCGTGGCGGCCGTGTCGTTCGGCATCTACGACTTCGAGCGCGTGGCGGCCGCGGGGTGGGTCGGTCTCCCGGCGGGCGGCTGGCCCGGCTTCGGCTTCAGCCTCGGCCCCGCCTTCTGGGCGCTGCTGCCGACGTTCGTGTTCGTGACGCTGATCGGCGCGATCGAGACCGTGGGCGACGCCGTGGCCATTCAGCGCGTGTCCTGGCGGCGCAGCCGAGCCACCGACTTCGGAGCGGTGCAGGGCGCGGTCGCCGCCGATGGCCTCGGCAACCTGCTGTCGGGGCTGCTGAGCACCGTCCCCAACACGACTTATTCGTCGAGCATCTCGCTGGCGGAGATCACGGGCGTCGCGGCGCGCCGCGTGGGCGTGTTCATCGGCCTGACCTTCTGCGCGCTGGCGTTCCTGCCGAAGATCGCGGCGATCGTTCTCGCCATCCCGGACCCGGTCATCGCCGCCTACGGGTTCGTTCTGATTGCGATCCTGTTCGTCATCGGGGCGCGGGTCGTCATCCAGGACGGCATCGACTATCGGAAGGCGGCGATCGTCGGCGTGTCGTTCTGGGCCGGCGTCGCGTTCCAGGAGGGCGCGCTCTTCAACGAGTACCTGAGCCCGGGGCTGGCGCCGCTGCTCGAGAACGGGATGACCGCGGGGGGTCTCGTCGCGATCCTCCTCACGGCGCTGCTCGAGCTCACGGGCTCCCGGCCCCTGCGCGTCGAGACGACGCTGAATGTGGAGGCGCTCCCTGCCATCCGGAACTTCCTCGACAAGTTCTCCATCCGGCGCAAGTGGCAGATGGAGATGAGCGACCGGCTGCTGCAGGCGGCGGAGGAGACGCTGCTGCTCCTGCTGGAGGCGGCGAAGGAAGGGGAAGACGCAGGAGATCGGCGGCTGCGCGTCATGGCCCGCAAGTGGGGGACCGGGGCCGAACTGGAGTTCATCTCGGCTGGCGGCGCGGGGAACATCGAGGACCAGATCGCCGTTCTGGCCAGCCACGGCACGGCGGAAGTGCAGGAGCACGAAATCTCGCTCCGCATTCTGCAGCACCTGGCCACGTCCGTGAGGCACCAGAAATACCACGACGCGGACATCGTGACCGTTCACATCGAAGGCCCCGCACGCGGTGGAGGCTAG
- a CDS encoding amidohydrolase family protein — protein MRAARAPLVLGWMLVAATSLPAQERWLAIEGGTVFDGTGAVHENATVLVRGDRVERIGPAGQVEIPDGAQRIDASGKFLTPGFIDLHFHYSPGPHASIDGTGTDANPELPLLFLANGVTTQREMGQWIADNEAWLDAVGAMGLPAPRLLYSGPILDGRDTAYPTISRVLLDEMDARVAANELMDRGATSLKVYFRLSLAQVAAIIEEADRRNVPVHGHLEIVDPVAAIRLGMDGIEHTRSVGRALVSPKRAEEFRQAVLRESIHRGEGGFALWAALDPAGPRADALIELMLERNVNLDGTLAVFEPEFSEEGREVQWAAMRNMAAFTVRYAKAGGPVTMGSHGLVANAPPGLAYQREMETHVEAGMTPAETLIAATRMGAEALRLPDRGTLAHGMLADIVLFDASPLEDIANARRVHAVILGGEVLDRDRLLATADGLVP, from the coding sequence GTGCGCGCTGCCAGAGCCCCGCTGGTCCTTGGCTGGATGTTGGTCGCTGCGACTTCCCTCCCCGCGCAGGAACGGTGGCTGGCGATCGAGGGAGGCACGGTTTTCGACGGCACGGGCGCCGTTCACGAGAACGCGACCGTGCTCGTCCGGGGAGACCGGGTCGAGCGGATCGGGCCGGCCGGACAGGTCGAGATCCCCGACGGGGCCCAGCGGATAGATGCGTCCGGCAAGTTCCTCACGCCGGGGTTCATCGACCTCCACTTCCATTACTCGCCGGGCCCGCATGCCTCGATCGACGGGACGGGGACCGACGCGAACCCGGAACTGCCACTCCTCTTCCTGGCCAACGGCGTCACCACGCAGCGGGAGATGGGGCAGTGGATCGCGGACAACGAAGCCTGGCTCGATGCGGTGGGGGCGATGGGGCTGCCGGCGCCACGGCTTCTCTATTCCGGGCCGATCCTCGACGGGAGGGACACGGCCTATCCCACGATCTCCCGCGTCCTGCTGGACGAGATGGACGCGCGGGTGGCGGCAAACGAACTGATGGATCGCGGGGCGACGTCGCTGAAGGTGTACTTCCGGCTCTCGCTTGCGCAGGTCGCCGCCATCATCGAGGAGGCCGACCGCCGCAACGTGCCGGTCCACGGCCACCTCGAGATCGTCGACCCCGTGGCCGCGATCCGGCTGGGGATGGATGGAATCGAACACACGAGGTCCGTGGGCCGGGCGCTCGTCTCGCCGAAGCGGGCGGAGGAGTTCCGGCAGGCGGTGCTGCGCGAGAGCATCCATCGGGGCGAGGGAGGATTCGCGCTGTGGGCGGCGCTGGATCCCGCCGGACCGCGCGCCGACGCGCTCATCGAACTCATGCTGGAACGCAACGTGAACCTGGACGGCACGCTGGCCGTCTTCGAGCCGGAGTTCAGCGAGGAAGGCCGCGAGGTGCAGTGGGCGGCGATGCGGAACATGGCCGCGTTCACCGTGCGCTACGCGAAGGCCGGCGGACCCGTCACGATGGGCTCGCACGGCCTGGTGGCCAACGCACCCCCGGGGCTCGCCTACCAGCGCGAGATGGAAACCCACGTGGAAGCGGGCATGACGCCGGCGGAGACGCTGATCGCCGCGACACGGATGGGCGCGGAGGCGCTGCGGCTGCCCGACAGGGGTACGCTGGCGCACGGCATGCTGGCCGACATCGTGCTGTTCGACGCCAGTCCGCTCGAGGACATCGCCAATGCCCGCCGCGTGCACGCCGTGATCCTCGGCGGCGAGGTGCTCGACCGCGACCGACTGCTCGCCACCGCGGACGGTCTCGTCCCCTGA
- a CDS encoding amidohydrolase family protein — protein MPEGASLRGAWLRRGFLSALAAPLFGLGQTAAQDRDALSDEVRSYLRVSAPVVALENVLLFDGTGGPARSGQTIVIRGNRIESVGGAGEVEIPPGAERLDLEGHSVMPGMVGLHNHMFYYQSTPRASQMQYSGPRLYLGAGVTTVRTTGSVAPYQDLSLKGSIERGETPGPRLLITAPYVISPGPDERLRDLGMYAIRDEEAARRYVRYWAAEGAEWIKAYTQITREALATIIDEAHLQGMKVTAHLCSVGFREATAMGIDNLEHGLWANSEYDTTREPDRCSPNYQRSIAELDMDDPRVAETISEMVAAGVAMTSTVAVAEQATPLVPDLTARDLEALPDHVVEAEMERRSIFRTTEMPWMIDLFENMLDFELAFVEAGGVLAAGVDPAWGALPGYGDQRNFEILVEAGFATADAVRIVSANGAEILGLDSELGTVAPGKLADLVVIEGDIELRPSDIRNVRIVFKDGLGYDPDRLTAAVAGQVGVR, from the coding sequence ATGCCCGAAGGAGCGTCTCTTCGCGGCGCATGGCTTCGTCGCGGATTCCTGTCGGCGCTCGCGGCGCCCCTGTTCGGCCTCGGCCAGACCGCGGCGCAGGACCGCGACGCGCTCTCCGACGAGGTCCGATCCTATCTCCGCGTCTCCGCGCCGGTCGTGGCGCTCGAAAACGTGCTCCTGTTCGACGGCACCGGCGGACCTGCACGCTCGGGACAGACTATCGTCATCCGCGGAAACCGGATCGAGAGCGTCGGCGGGGCCGGCGAGGTCGAGATACCCCCGGGTGCCGAGCGGCTGGACCTGGAAGGCCACTCGGTCATGCCGGGGATGGTCGGCCTCCACAACCACATGTTCTACTACCAGTCCACGCCGCGCGCCTCGCAGATGCAGTACTCCGGTCCGCGCCTCTATCTCGGGGCCGGGGTCACCACGGTGCGGACAACGGGGAGCGTCGCCCCGTACCAGGATCTCTCGCTCAAGGGATCCATCGAGCGCGGAGAGACGCCGGGCCCCCGCCTCCTCATCACCGCCCCTTATGTCATCAGCCCGGGTCCCGACGAGCGGCTCCGGGATCTCGGGATGTACGCGATCCGCGACGAGGAGGCGGCGCGCCGGTACGTGCGCTACTGGGCCGCGGAGGGGGCGGAGTGGATCAAGGCCTACACGCAGATCACGCGCGAGGCGCTCGCCACGATCATCGACGAGGCGCACCTCCAGGGCATGAAGGTGACGGCGCACCTGTGCTCGGTGGGCTTCCGCGAGGCGACGGCGATGGGGATCGACAACCTCGAGCACGGCCTGTGGGCCAACTCCGAGTACGACACCACGCGTGAACCGGACCGGTGCAGCCCCAACTACCAGCGAAGCATCGCCGAACTGGACATGGACGACCCCCGCGTGGCCGAGACGATCTCCGAGATGGTCGCCGCCGGCGTCGCCATGACCTCGACGGTGGCCGTCGCCGAGCAGGCCACGCCGCTCGTGCCCGACCTCACGGCGCGCGACCTGGAGGCGCTTCCGGATCATGTCGTGGAGGCGGAGATGGAGCGGCGATCGATCTTCCGGACGACGGAGATGCCGTGGATGATCGACCTGTTCGAGAACATGCTCGACTTCGAACTCGCGTTCGTGGAGGCGGGAGGCGTGCTGGCGGCGGGAGTGGACCCGGCCTGGGGCGCCCTACCCGGCTACGGCGACCAGCGGAACTTCGAGATTCTCGTCGAAGCGGGCTTTGCAACGGCCGATGCCGTACGGATCGTGAGCGCGAACGGAGCGGAAATTCTCGGCCTCGACAGCGAACTGGGGACCGTCGCACCGGGCAAGCTCGCCGACCTGGTCGTGATCGAGGGCGACATCGAACTCCGGCCCTCCGACATCCGCAACGTCCGCATCGTGTTCAAGGACGGCCTCGGTTACGACCCGGACAGGCTCACCGCCGCCGTCGCCGGCCAGGTCGGCGTCCGCTGA
- a CDS encoding CIA30 family protein, with product MNRNDGSSGRKIWVLLAAVAALIVVSAPLSIPRGAVASGQEAPEESFAIVDVTLFDGETFRRQHDVWVEDGRIRRVGSGLELPDDLPRVDGRGHTLLPGFIDGHVHTFGGTLGDALRFGVTSVLDQFTDSGLLAGARTARDDIARTAEADLFSAGMLATAPGGHGTQFGLRVEPLTGPEGAAAWVRARKEEGSDWIKIVSEDGSAYRGEIPSLERETIAALIAAAHDEGLLAVVHVSDLEAALEAVSLGADGLVHTWFDAAISEEDARSFARTGVFVVPTLSVIMGLFGDSTGLRVLDETDESLVSPMQRQTLSNRFEMPEGPDSEVALENVRRLHAAGVRIVAGTDAPNPGTATGLSMHGELRLLARAGLESHEVLAAATSVAADAFAVPERGRVAEGTIADLLLVRGDVGEDVTRTADIVTIWKDGYPVVRETAGTALSPAIAPAPDGPVVVDFEDGLDSGFGFGWQVTTDAMNGGASTADLAVEEGALVVRGETRTGFAFPWAGAIWFLGDQPMQAVDFSGRSVLRFRTRGDGRSYTVMLFGAGAAATVPPTVPFVAGSEWAVVEIPLENFATADPSIIAGLAFVAQAPLGSFAFELDDLEIR from the coding sequence ATGAACAGGAACGACGGATCGTCAGGCCGAAAGATCTGGGTTCTCCTGGCTGCGGTGGCGGCCCTGATCGTTGTATCGGCACCCCTCTCGATACCGCGTGGCGCGGTGGCCTCGGGACAGGAGGCGCCGGAGGAGAGCTTCGCGATCGTGGATGTGACGCTGTTCGACGGCGAAACCTTCAGGCGACAACACGATGTCTGGGTCGAGGATGGCCGAATCCGACGCGTCGGCTCGGGCCTCGAACTGCCGGACGATCTGCCCCGCGTCGATGGCCGCGGACATACGCTGCTCCCCGGCTTCATCGACGGCCACGTCCACACGTTCGGCGGGACGCTGGGTGACGCACTGCGCTTCGGCGTGACCTCAGTGCTCGACCAGTTCACGGACTCCGGCCTCCTGGCGGGAGCGAGAACGGCCCGAGATGACATCGCGCGGACGGCCGAAGCCGATCTCTTCTCCGCCGGCATGCTGGCGACGGCGCCCGGCGGTCACGGCACACAGTTCGGGCTGCGCGTGGAGCCGCTCACGGGACCGGAGGGCGCCGCCGCCTGGGTGCGGGCGCGGAAGGAGGAGGGTTCCGACTGGATCAAGATCGTTTCCGAGGATGGAAGCGCCTACCGCGGCGAGATCCCCTCTCTGGAGCGCGAGACGATTGCGGCGCTCATCGCCGCCGCTCACGACGAGGGGCTGCTGGCCGTCGTCCACGTCAGCGACCTTGAAGCGGCGCTGGAGGCGGTCTCGCTCGGGGCCGATGGCCTGGTCCACACCTGGTTTGACGCCGCGATCTCCGAGGAGGACGCTCGCAGCTTCGCCCGGACGGGCGTTTTCGTCGTCCCCACCCTTTCCGTGATCATGGGACTGTTCGGGGACTCCACCGGTCTGCGCGTCCTCGACGAGACGGACGAATCGCTGGTCTCGCCGATGCAACGGCAGACCCTGAGCAACCGGTTCGAGATGCCCGAGGGACCGGACTCCGAGGTCGCGCTGGAGAACGTGCGGCGGCTCCATGCGGCGGGCGTGCGGATCGTCGCGGGCACGGACGCGCCGAACCCCGGGACGGCGACCGGCCTCTCGATGCACGGAGAGCTTCGCCTCCTCGCGCGGGCCGGCCTGGAGAGCCATGAGGTGCTCGCCGCGGCTACGTCCGTTGCCGCGGATGCATTCGCCGTCCCCGAGCGCGGCCGCGTTGCCGAGGGCACCATCGCCGATCTTCTGCTCGTGCGGGGCGACGTGGGGGAGGACGTGACGCGCACCGCCGACATCGTCACGATCTGGAAGGACGGCTATCCGGTGGTGCGTGAAACCGCCGGGACAGCCTTGTCGCCGGCGATCGCACCGGCTCCGGATGGGCCGGTCGTCGTCGACTTCGAGGACGGACTCGACTCCGGTTTCGGGTTCGGCTGGCAGGTGACGACGGACGCGATGAACGGGGGCGCTTCCACGGCGGATCTCGCCGTGGAGGAGGGGGCGCTCGTCGTGCGCGGCGAGACCCGGACAGGGTTCGCCTTCCCGTGGGCGGGCGCGATCTGGTTCCTCGGCGACCAACCGATGCAGGCGGTCGATTTCTCCGGCCGCAGCGTCCTGCGCTTCCGCACCCGCGGAGACGGACGCAGCTACACCGTGATGCTGTTCGGCGCGGGGGCGGCGGCCACCGTGCCGCCCACGGTCCCCTTCGTCGCCGGCTCGGAGTGGGCCGTCGTCGAGATCCCGCTCGAGAACTTCGCCACCGCGGACCCGTCGATCATCGCCGGCCTCGCCTTCGTGGCCCAGGCCCCGCTCGGATCGTTCGCCTTCGAACTGGACGATCTGGAGATCCGCTAA